The genomic region ATGCTGGAACTATTGATAATCTAAATAATACAAACAACGCTACACTCACAACCCTTACAAACAATAGCGAAATCACAAACCTAAACAATGCCGCTAGAGTTATCACACTAGATAATGAAGCAAACGCGCAGATTCAAAGGCTTAATAACTCTGGCATTCTTACCACGCTTACTAATAAAACAAATGCACAAATTACTACACTCTCAAACTCTGGCACACTAAATACCCTTCACAATCAAACAGCCGCCACACTAGAGACACTTGAGAACACAAACAATATCACCACTCTTGAAAATCAAGCCGGAAGCACACTCACCACACTAAATAACAACACAGGGACTATCTCTACCCTAAACAATGCTGGCACACTCACCACACTTAACAACAACGCTAACATTACAACTCTCACCAACACAGGCACACTCACCACACTTAGCAATGGTGCATTTATCTCTAACCTAACACAGAATACAGCCAATGCACTCACCTACTCAACAAACCAAGATGGCTATGTCCATACTCTTGATTTACAAAGCGGAAGCATAACCATAAATGATGAGCTCTACATAGGTAGAAATAGACATAAACAAGGCACACTTGCCACAGGTGCAAGTATTATCAACGCACTAGGCAGACAAGGAAGCAACCAAGTAAAAGAAGGCGCACTCACCATAGCCACAAACTCCACTATCAACGCACAAGATAAAACAATAAGCGTGTATGGAACTCTCAATAATCAAGGCACGATACAAGTAGGCGAGCTTATCTTAACGCGAGGCATATCTAACCCACAAGCGCTTCTTGCCCAATATAGTGGCAGTCATATCAATGGCACTATCAACAATAGCAATAACAACGGCTCAAATATCACACTTCAAAATTGGGTGCTAGAACTCACACAAGTTGCCTCCGACTATAATGACAAAACCAAAGCCAAAGACGCAGACACCAAGGGACATATTATTATGGATAAGAATGTAACCATAGGTAATCTAAAAACAGGCACAAGGTTTGGTGCTGATGGAAGCAGTGTATTAGATAGAGAGGCAGGTATCTTAATCATCGCAGACACAGACAAATGGGAAGAAAAATACAACTATGAAGCCCTCTTTTTGAAAAACGACAATGGCGCGCTCACCACAGCTTTAAAAGAAATTAGAAACCTTGATGGCGAAATTGTGAATAAAACAGACCAATATGGCAAAGAGACACAAACTAAGGCTGAAAATTTAGGAGGAGAAGCGACTTTGAGTATCCAAGCCCTCCGCAATCTCTACACCCCACAAAGCACTGTGAAAATCATAGATTTGCAAGATGGCTTTGCTGTGGGCTTAGAGCCTAAGGGTTCTCCATCAGAAACACTCTCTACTATTTTGCTTAATGGTGCTATCGCTAACAACTTGCTTATAAGCAACCTCATAGATTCTATGAGTAGGAGAATGTTTCATAAAAGCCTAGAACACAGAAAAGGTCAAACATATAGTGTAATGTCAAAAAGCGTAGATGAACAAGGCAAAAGAGTGAAAGACAAAAACGATATACTCGTCCCCTTGGCATACAATAACATCGATATGCTCCAAGAAGCAGATATGATTTATTCCCCTCACGCTGCAAACTCTTCTTATCAAGCTTTCTTTCTACCCCTTAGTCGCTACACTACTTCTAAGCTAGAGGGAGGCTTTAGCGGTAATGAATTCATCGCTGGAGCTTTAATGGGAGGCTTTTTAAACCTTAAATCTCACGGAAGCTTGGGATTTTACGCAGGGTATGAGAGTGGGCATGGCACAATAGGACGAAGTGATGGTAATGCAAAAATCAAGCATAGCAATGTCCTAGCAGGACTGCACTACTACAAAACCTTTTATACAAAAGATATGCGAGAATACTACTTCAAAGCAATCTTTCACGCTCAAAACCAACGTCCAGACTTTGAAGTGTATCGCAGCATAGCTGGTGATAGTGCTGTTGATAAAATCTCTGCCTTTGGGATAGATGCAGAAATGCGCTTAGGAGCCACCCTCTATAATGTATTCAAAAATAGCGCGCTTAGTCCTGAAGTAGGTCTTGGCTATGGACTACTTCATATTGCTCCCTTTAGCCTTACCTATGAAAGCACAGTCTTGCAAAATGAAACTTTCCCAGCCCATAGCTTTCATATCCCATATGTGCATGCTAAAGTGCGCTACATTAAAGCATTTGCTAACAACAAACGATATAGCATTCTCCTAGGTGGGAGATATAACATCGATTCTGTGCATAGTGCTAGCGTGCAGATAGGAGATTTTAAGGCGAGTTCATCATTTAATGTCCCAGCACTCGTAGGGCTAGCAGGGGCGAGTTTCTCATATTCACTCGGCAAACGTTCTGAAATCGCTGCCCAGCTTGATGGTGCTTTCTCTGTTTGGCAGTTAAGTGGTTCTCTCTCTGTACGTTATAGCGTATGGTGGTAAGGTTTATGAAAGGTTTGAAAACAAGATTTATGCAAGCATTAGAATCTAAACGCACTCACACGCAACAAACCATACAATCCGCAAAAAAAAGCCTAAAAAACACAATGATTTATGCAAAATCCATCTTGCATATTGCTTTATTCTCAAACATTATGCTCTTTGCCTTGCTTTTCACCACAAGCTATACAAACGACTATGACCGCGCAATCGCCCAATCCCTCAAAAGCGGAGGTAAGCTCTATCAAAAGGCTTGTGCTTCTTGTCACGGTAGGAAAGGGAGGACCTTGCCTCCGGGTGCGCACTTTAGCATACCAATAATAGAGCGAAGTCAAGGAGAACTAGTTTCTCTACTTAATTCCTACCGCACAGGAGCAGTAGATACAGGTGGCGCAAAAGGAACTATGAGTGCAAATCTTATGCGTTATAAATTTAGCGATACAGATATAGAAAACATAGCCTACTATGTGGCAAGTCTAAACCCAACTCCCCCCGTGCTTCAAGGCTATTACTATCAAGTAGCAGCTTATCATAATGAAGTTCCAGAAGAGATTTTAGCGCGCATTGCAGAACGTGATTATGTAGTGCATACCACAGAATACAATGGAAAAGAACTCAAACGATATCTCATAGGTCCTTATGTGGATACCCAAAGTATGCAAGCAGACAAAGAATATATAGCAGAACTCACAGAACACACCCATGTGCAAAAAAAGATGAAACCACTTGTGCGCTATATGAGTAGCGATAATGAAATATTTTCCCTTGAAAAAGACTACGAGCTTAAAGATTCTCTAGGAGTGTCCTTGCAAACCCCACAATTATATAGAGCAGAAAACAACCTAACTACAAAAAACAAAGCAGACGATACACACGAGACGCAAAACCCAGAATCCAAAGAGAGTGAAACCAACACAACTAAAGAAGACCTAGAAGTTTCGCAAGATTCCCTAGATGAAGCAAAGGCACAATCCCAAGAGCAAGAAAAAGAGGAATATTCTATAACAGAGTCCCAAGATACGCAGAGCTTAGCATCACAAGATTCTACGCTTAAGGCACTCTTTAAGTTTGAAACAGACGCACTAGGGCTAGATGAAGAGCAAGAGGGAGAGGGAGAAATGTCGATTCCAAATGGGTATTACTACATACTTGCCACTTATGCTAAAACCATACCGCTAGACACATTAGAGAAACTCAAAGACGAGGATTACAAACTATTCACACGAGGGGATTATGTGCATATACTCATAGGTGGCTATGATACCAAAAGCACCCTTTTATCGCATAAAGCAAAGGCAAATGCCCTAACCAAAGCCTTGCATATCCACAAATATCAAGACCAAAAGCCTAGAGTCATATTTATAGAATCTGGCAAGATAAAAGAGTTGTATTTGAAAGAGAATAATAAAAAGTAGTAGAGAGCAGCACCTTTATAATGTATAAAAGTATAGAATCTCAAACATTACCCAAAAACATTTAGTGTTTGAGTAAAACTCCAAACTTATTTTTACTACTCTTGGACTCTTGAAAAATCTCTTAAGGATTCTTTGCTTGTGTTAGATTCTTCGCTTATGCTCAGAATGACAAGAGGAGTCAGAATGACGAGGCTTCTTTTTTGTCATTTTGAGGGAGTGAAATGACTGAAAAATCTCTTAAAGATTCTTTGCTAGTGCAAAGCGGAGAAAATACGCCCCTCGCTAATCTGTC from Helicobacter himalayensis harbors:
- a CDS encoding c-type cytochrome, whose protein sequence is MKGLKTRFMQALESKRTHTQQTIQSAKKSLKNTMIYAKSILHIALFSNIMLFALLFTTSYTNDYDRAIAQSLKSGGKLYQKACASCHGRKGRTLPPGAHFSIPIIERSQGELVSLLNSYRTGAVDTGGAKGTMSANLMRYKFSDTDIENIAYYVASLNPTPPVLQGYYYQVAAYHNEVPEEILARIAERDYVVHTTEYNGKELKRYLIGPYVDTQSMQADKEYIAELTEHTHVQKKMKPLVRYMSSDNEIFSLEKDYELKDSLGVSLQTPQLYRAENNLTTKNKADDTHETQNPESKESETNTTKEDLEVSQDSLDEAKAQSQEQEKEEYSITESQDTQSLASQDSTLKALFKFETDALGLDEEQEGEGEMSIPNGYYYILATYAKTIPLDTLEKLKDEDYKLFTRGDYVHILIGGYDTKSTLLSHKAKANALTKALHIHKYQDQKPRVIFIESGKIKELYLKENNKK